A genomic region of Plasmodium malariae genome assembly, chromosome: 14 contains the following coding sequences:
- the PmUG01_14012000 gene encoding fam-m protein, which translates to MEKKINSFLFYKISAFMILSWICHFYCDTRTVNKFLDENWTPCRRLDTRNYRLLAKYKQNKDSNNLDLKGDKPFSGEEYKETNRLYNGSPLNKAQYYTEIIDYDNGMFDGKHFHFEKKLIKKKDYDDLLEKKRRICDIALKKIKFRKYRYGAFITFLFFLFAIGLPVLQHFKYLKSAGEWLIKTALNLDNVWTAVEGVLKGAKEYFFLISFGILMFILSVLLVIALYKLLINNEKYNKIKLMSELNE; encoded by the exons atggaaaaaaaaattaattccttcttattttataaaatttctgCGTTTATGATTTTAAGTTGGATATGTCATTTTTATTGTGATACa agaACTGTTAACAAATTTTTGGATGAGAATTGGACACCATGTAGAAGGTTAGATACAAGAAATTATCGTttactagcaaaatataaacagaataaggattcaaataatttagatTTGAAAGGGGATAAACCATTTAGTGGAGAGGAGTACAAAGAAACAAACAGACTATATAACGGAAGCCCATTAAATAAGGCGCAATACTATACAGAAATTATAGATTATGATAATGGAATGTTTGACGGTAAACACTTCcactttgaaaaaaaattaattaagaaaaaagacTATGATGATttacttgaaaaaaaaaggagaatttgtgatatagctttaaaaaaaataaaattcagaAAATACAGATATGGAGCTTTTATaactttcctttttttcttgttcgCAATTGGATTGCCAGTATTACAACATTTTAAATACTTGAAAAGTGCAGGAGAATGGCTTATTAAAACTGCATTAAATTTGGATAACGTATGGACAGCAGTAGAAGGTGTCTTGAAGGGAGCGAAAGAAtactttttcttaatatcatttggaatattaatgtttatattatctGTCTTACTTGTAATAGCGTTATATAAGctcttaataaataatgaaaaatataataaaattaagttaatgtccgaattaaatgaataa
- the PmUG01_14012100 gene encoding Plasmodium exported protein, unknown function, with the protein MRRTLLMKNYVKKNYRLLARYKKEKCSNIVWEKKDILNNDEYEKKYISRNGRVSKGKNKLPKVYASDTIGGCKQAGKSKSSEYNNVNNYYGKRMLDKIYYKNVVRYSKNADFKFMKKCIQQNDGSFFALFIFHLVVGVAFAMLMYLLYDNLSSMSTRDLLKYFGSLYILWIVVLVRLFYILRKTAKHKELLHLKSKMNYIE; encoded by the coding sequence ATGAGAAGGACGTTATTgatgaaaaattatgtaaaaaaaaattatcgcCTACTAGCAAggtataaaaaggaaaagtgTTCAAATATCgtatgggaaaaaaaagatattctAAATAATGACGAATacgaaaagaaatatatatctagGAATGGAAGGGTAtccaaaggaaaaaataaattgccAAAAGTGTATGCGTCAGATACTATAGGAGGCTGTAAACAAGCAGGGAAAAGTAAATCTTCTGAATATAATAACGTAAATAACTATTATGGGAAAAGAATGTtagacaaaatatattataaaaatgtagttAGGTATAGTAAAAATGCTGATTTTAagtttatgaaaaaatgtatacaacAAAATGATGGGtcattttttgctttatttatCTTCCATTTAGTAGTTGGGGTAGCATTCGCTATGTTAATGTATTTGTTGTATGATAACCTAAGCTCTATGAGCACTAgagatttattaaaatattttggatcattatatatattatggatTGTAGTTTTAGTGAGGCTTTTTTATATCCTAAGAAAAACTGCAAAacataaagaattattacatttaaaaagtaaaatgaacTACATAGAATAA
- the PmUG01_14012200 gene encoding fam-m protein has translation MLQKIKLPLFIKISTFILLILCIIDKPLDENCYFHRKLDIRNYRLLGKYKQDKDSTNVCLKEHSSNNKRNQKRDISNNKNDAYIKYKQSIKDLLNKEQYYTEIVDHNSSMFDGKHFHFERRWIKKKDYDEFLGKNRKICDIALKKIKFKSYGFSVVLFFIFFLLGIGIPGLYGIKSLNFSWDDIGEKGFWKHFKDIIENMVPMEIRPYIHIITFSILMIITSVILIVVIYKTLRNNEKYKKIKLMRE, from the exons atgcttcaaaaaattaagttacccctatttataaaaatttctacatttatccttttaataTTG TGTATAATTGATAAGCCTCTGGATGAGAACTGTTACTTTCACAGGAAACTAGATATAAGAAATTATCGATTAttaggaaaatataaacaggATAAAGATTCAACAAATGTGTGTTTAAAGGAACACtcaagtaataataaaaggaaccaaaaaagagatatatctaataataaaaatgatgcctatataaaatacaaacaatcaattaaagatttattaaataaggaACAATACTATACTGAAATTGTGGATCATAATTCTAGTatgtttgatggaaaacatttccattttgaaaGAAGATGgattaagaaaaaagacTATGATGAATTTCTtggaaaaaacagaaaaatttgtgatatagctttaaaaaaaataaaatttaaaagttatGGATTTTCAgttgttctattttttatttttttcttgttggGAATAGGAATACCAGGATTATATGGAATAAAGTCTTTGAATTTTAGTTGGGATGATATTGGTGAAAAAGGATTTTGGAAACattttaaagatattatagaaaatatgGTCCCAATGGAAATAAGaccatatattcatataataactTTTAGCATACTTATGATTATAACATCAGTTATACTTATAGTAGTGATTTATAAGAcattaagaaataatgaaaaatacaaaaaaattaagttgatgagagaataa
- the PmUG01_14012300 gene encoding fam-l protein: protein MEQQIMSLLFIKIFTFSLLFWICHFYIYMMAFNNLFDINYNHHRELYTRNYRSLANYKQYNHSSITCINEQLPNGVNNKIDITSKEKYAERKKKHSNRTLSTSARSHRKDKKSKSCIFETKKYSLLEKKIFKELDYADFLKNNRTISDKIYKKIILKKCGLRLALPLLLFLVLAISFILDKFCGYGLTYVLYKVILLFSPVVGLDDLSKISYLKHITNLSTLYKNSASPALVYLYDILNRPPLNWFTKVLVKGSGKNINYCVRYFLGFLIYFVPLFILGIILISAVYYYHKKVKKYEKIKFRKR from the exons atggaaCAACAAATTATGTCActgttatttattaaaatttttacatttagcCTTTTATTTTGGATATgccatttttacatatatatg aTGGCATTTAACAATCTTTTTGATATTAACTACAATCACCATAGAGAATTATATACAAGAAATTATCGTTCACTGGCAAATTATAAACAGTATAATCATTCAAGtattacatgtataaatGAACAGTTACCGAATGGAGTGAACAATAAAATTGATATAACtagtaaagaaaaatatgctgaaagaaaaaaaaaacattcaaATAGAACTTTATCAACTAGTGCAAGAAGTCatagaaaagataaaaaaagcaaatcttgtatatttgaaacaaaaaaatattcccttttagaaaaaaaaatattcaaagaacttgattatgcagattttcttaaaaacaacAGGACAATTAgtgataaaatttataaaaaaataatacttaaaaaatgcGGATTACGACTTGCTTTAcctttattactatttttggTGTTAGcaatatcatttatattagatAAATTTTGTGGATATGGGCTTACATATGTTTTGTATAAAGTGATACTTCTCTTTTCACCTGTCGTAGGTCTTGATGATCTAAGTAAAATTTCATATCTTAAGCATATTACAAATCTTTcaacattatataaaaattctgCTTCTCCGGCCttagtatatttatatgacaTTCTGAACAGACCTCCTTTAAATTGGTTCACAAAAGTTTTGGTAAAGGGAAGcggtaaaaatattaactacTGTGTTCGATATTTTTTGGgatttctaatatattttgtgcCTTTATTCATATTAGGTATCATACTTATATCCGCggtttattattatcataaaaaagttaaaaaatatgaaaaaattaagttcagaaaaagataa